Sequence from the Chloroflexota bacterium genome:
TGGAGGACGCCCGAAAGCTTGAGATGAGAAGCGGACGCGTTGACTCCCCTATATAGCGTATCGAGACGGGCTAGATTATCCAGCTTCCACATGCGCGTATCGCTTTGCATGAACATGAACGGCTGACGCAACGGCTCCGAGACCATCGCTTCAGGCAGCGGCTCATACCAACCATCCTGGGCGAGCCCCGCTTTGCAGCGCGCATCAATATGACACGTCCAGACGATCGCCCCGCCGCCAAGCGAGACGCCCGTCAAGCCGATGCGTTGCAGATCGAATTTGCCCGCCAACCGCGCATCCAGTTTCCCCGCGTTCAAAAGCTGCAATTGATCCATCACGAAGCGCTCATCGGCGACCACGGTCGCCTCCAGTTTTTCCCGGGCTGCTTGATCGCCGGGTTGATTGCGCCCCGCCGGAGGCAACATCGCCGGATCGCTCGACACCACGCGCCCGTTCGAGAAAACGGTGAACAGCGTGGCATACGAATGGTCAATCGCAACAGCGATATATCCCGCACTCGCCAGCGCTTCCATCTGATTGAAGCTGGCCGTACGGTAACCCTGGTAGCCGTGAGAATAGATGACAACGGGATACGGCGCTCCGTCGCTGCGAACCGGCGCGTCTCCATACGTATGCGTTCGCACCAAACGCAAATGGTCCAAAGTAAATGGCGGCAATTTGAGAAACCGGGCGAAGGCGGGCAGCGCCGCATCGAAATTGTCCAGGAACGGGATCGGCCTGGCATCTGCCGCCGGTTGGGCGGGGTACCAGATCTGAACCATCAATTCGCGCTTGGCATTTGGATCGGATGAATAGGTTTCGGCGCGCGTCGTGTCCGTCCAATCGTACAAGACCGAGCCGACCGCATAAGGACCGGGCGGCGTTGGCAAGCGGGGCACTGGAAGTATGATCGGCAGTACGGCGGCAACGAGCCACCAGAGCAATCCAAACCCTCCAGCGAAGAACGCCGGCGCACCGCGTGCTGGGATTGAGTCCGTGGTTTTCAGAAGACCCGGCAGAGCGAACAAAAGCAGCGCGGCGGTCAACCCGTAAGCGGGCACCATCTGCCAGCGATATTGTTCCACGCCCAGATGCACAACCGTGATGACAACAATCCCGGCAGGCAGAAGCCTGACCCAGCGACGTGAAGGGCGTAACGGGATGGTCACCATCAACAAGGCGATTAAGTTCAGCAGCAGAATTGCTGTTTCGAGCGGGCGCATCGGGGGTCCTTTTTCGGCCTGCCAACGACTCTGGGCTTCTCGCTATGTGCGGCTTTCCGCCAGCCGCGCCTTCACAAACACCCAGGGCGCGCCGAGACTTGCCCACGCGCCCATCGCCGCATACCGAATCAGGTCAAAAATCATCTGCTCCGGGAAGACCGCTTTGAGTCCAATGCGCAGCGCCATGATCACCGCCGCGCCCAGCGCCAATTTGACGACTTGCCTGGCCCACGTCGCGCGCACGTCAAAGCGAATAGTCTTTTCTTCGACAGGCAAAAGCGCGAACATGCCCAGGGCAACGCCCATGAGCTTTGCGGAGTCGCTCGTGGCGTGCACGGCGAACAAAGCCAGCGGCACAACAACTCCCAATCCAATTTGCAGCGCCAGCGATTGCTTGCCAATCCACTCGCCGACGCGCGGCTGCATGATCGCATATGCGGCGACAATCACAATGCCCAACGCCCAGCCCAGCAAGACATCTTGCGGGAAATGATCGCCGACGTACATTCGCCCAATGCCGATAAAGAGCGACATGAAGATAGCGAGTGCCCACCACCAGCGCATTTTCAGTTGCGTGGCGACATAGCCCCAAAAAGCCACCGCGCCTTGCGCGTGACCACTCGGCATTCCAAAACCCTCTGTCTTGAATGGCGCGTACAGCGTGTTGTCCACTTGATACGGTCTTGGCGCGGCGAAAAAATCTT
This genomic interval carries:
- a CDS encoding phosphatase PAP2 family protein, with amino-acid sequence MDALIQWGLPIVQWLQTFRSPALDLIMSTTYYLGAEDFFILFLSLMFWCIHKSLGMRLTFAFIFSSYLNLVFKDFFAAPRPYQVDNTLYAPFKTEGFGMPSGHAQGAVAFWGYVATQLKMRWWWALAIFMSLFIGIGRMYVGDHFPQDVLLGWALGIVIVAAYAIMQPRVGEWIGKQSLALQIGLGVVVPLALFAVHATSDSAKLMGVALGMFALLPVEEKTIRFDVRATWARQVVKLALGAAVIMALRIGLKAVFPEQMIFDLIRYAAMGAWASLGAPWVFVKARLAESRT